CCTAAGCGCTTCTTACGGTTTTCTTCATATTCAGAGAAAGATCCTTCAAAGAAGTATACTTGTGAATCTCCTTCAAATGCCAAAATATGCGTACAAATACGGTCTAAGAACCAACGGTCGTGGGAAATCACTACTGCACATCCTGCAAAGTTATCCAACCCTTCTTCTAATGCACGTAGCGTATTAACGTCCAAGTCATTCGTAGGCTCATCCAGTAACAACACGTTTCCTTCTTCTTTCAGCGTCATTGCCAAGTGTAAGCGGTTACGCTCTCCACCTGATAAAGTAGCTACCTTTTTATTTTGATCTGATCCACCAAAGTTAAAGCGGCTTAAATACGCTCTAGAATTTACTTGACGACCACCCATCATGATTAACTCTTGTCCATCACAGAAATTTTCCCAAATTGATTTTTCAGGATCAATATTAGAATGTGACTGATCGACATAAGCAATCTTCACTGTATCTCCAATAGCAAATGTTCCAGCATCTGGTGTTTGTTCTCCCATAATCATGCGGAAAATAGTTGATTTACCAGCACCATTCGGTCCGATAATCCCAACAATACCTGCTTGAGGCAACGTAAAGTTTAAGTTGTCATAAAGCAACTTATCTCCAAAAGCTTTTGCAACGCCTTTTGCTTCGATTACATTCGTTCCTAAACGAGGTCCATTTGGAATGTAAATCTCTAAATTCTCTTCCAATTGTTTTTGATCCTCATTCAACAACTTATCGTAGTTCTGTAACCTTGCTTTTTGTTTGGTTTGACGACCTTTTGCTCCTTGACGAACCCAATCCAACTCGCGCTCTAACGTTTTACGACGTTTAGATGCTGTTTTCTCTTCTTGTTCTAAGCGTTTTGCTTTTTGGTCTAACCAAGAAGAATAGTTTCCTTTCCATGGAATACCCTCTCCTCTATCTAATTCTAAAATCCATCCTGCAACATTATCCAAGAAATAACGGTCGTGCGTTACAGCAATAACTGTTCCTGCATATTGTTGTAAGTGTTGCTCTAACCAATGTACAGATTCTGCATCCAAGTGGTTGGTAGGCTCATCCAATAATAATACGTCTGGATTTTGTAACAATAAACGACATAAAGCCACACGGCGACGCTCCCCTCCTGATAATACTTTAATTGGTGTATCTGGATCTGGCGTACGCAAAGCGTCCATCGCAATCTCTAATTTTGTATCCAACTCCCATCCACCTACTGCATCAATTTTATCTTGTAGTTCTGCTTGTCTATCCATCAGTTTCTGCATTTTATCTGCATCTTCATATACTTCTGGTAAACCAAACATATCGTTAATCTTATTGAATTCATCCAGAACAGCTACAATCTCAGCTGCTCCCTCTCTTACAATTTCGATTACCGTTTTCTCTTCATCTAATTCTGGTTCTTGCTCTAAATACCCCACAGTAAACCCTGGCGCAAATACAACATCCCCTTGGTAATTCTTATCAACACCAGCAATAATCTTCAATAATGAAGATTTACCTGAACCGTTAAGACCCAAAATACCAATTTTAGCCCCATAAAAGAAGCTCAAATAAATGTCTTTTAAAACTGTTTTGTTTGTTGATGAGTACGTCTTACTCACCTTCGACATGGAAAAAATTACCTTTTTATCGTCTGACATAAAGTAAAAAATTGATTGAATAATGATGTAATGCTCTTGTTATCACTCACCCTGAGTACGAACAATAGCATCGAATACCCCAAAAATACACATTATTACGGAGATAAGAAATAATTTTCAATAGGGCGAAAAGAATAATCTTGTTGTGAGGGGGTGAGGCGGTGAGAAGATGAGGCGGGCGATGAGAGGTAAAATCCCGTAGCGGCAAATGGCAATTTGCCAAGTAACAAGATAAATTATGGGACGCCTTTTCGTTTTTTTTGCAATCACACCCTTAAATCGAGAAATCTTACGACTTCACAAAGAGCAAACAACAAACCTCACCCTCTCACCACCTCACCATCTCACCTTTTTTACCACAACTTCACGTACACTTTTTTTCTTCAACCAGACAAAAAACAAAACAAGCAACTGATAAACAACAGCATACAACGCTATATTATTTTATCAATATTTAATCTAAATAAAAATAAGTTGTATTACATTTGCCCCATCATTAAATAATCAATTATGTTTACCAAAAAATTCACCAATTTCGCAGTGATTTTGCTGCTTAGCGCTTTTGTTTTCGGTTGCAGTAGTGACGACTCAACAACAGAAGAACTAACCTTAACACTTGAAGCGAGTACTAAAAACATTTTACTGGGAGAAGAAGTTTCTTTTGTTGTATTAGACAACAAGGGGAAAGCAATCACAGACGCTACCATTCTAGTTGACAACAAAGCTATTGTGGGCTATACGTATAAAGCACCTGCAGCTGCTATATACCAAGTGGTAGCAACGAAACAAAACTACCAAAGCAGTACTCCTATTAGCATCACTGTTGCAGAAGAAACGTTAACCATAAAAGCCAATAAAGAAGTGGCTAAGGTTAATGATACTATCACATTCTCTGCTTTTAATAGCGAGCAAAAAGACATAACAACCAAGGCAATTTTTTACGTTAATGCTAAACCAATTGAAGGCAATACCTACACCGTTAAAGCAACAGACGTCCCACATCTTAAAGTTTACGCAGCGCGAACAAACATTAAATCCAATGAAATTGCCATTCAAATAGAGCAAGAACAACACAATCTAGCGCAACTAATCCGTGGGAAATGGAAATTAGAGAATGCAGCTTCACACGATATCATCTATAATTTTTATGCTGATGATACGTTCAACTTTGTATACTTCGGTACGTTAATGCAAGGAGAATACAGAATACTTGGGGACAAAGTTCACTTAGATGTGATTTCCTCTGGTATGAAAATGACCGATTATTCTATTATTGAGGTTAAACAGTACATTTCTACTAATGAATTGAATGTGCTATTAACCGTATCGGGTATTCATGAACAAGGACAAGCTGGTCGGTTAATTCGCCAAAAAGAAGATGTTACCCTAGACGTACAACAAATGATTGGTACGTGGAAAGCAGAGCTCAATGGACAAAAAGTCTTCACCATTACCTTTAATGACAACGGTTCATGTTCCGTAATTCAAGCAGAGAACACCACAGGGATTGCGAATATGGAAACCGTACAGTACATGAGTAAATACGAAAAATATTCCGCTAATACGCTTATTTTGGAAAACCGAAACGGTGCCTATACGTATTACTTAACAGTTGAGGAATTTCTCCATGCAAATGAAATCAAAGCGACATTATTTGAATATGTTTTATTCCCTCAAAAATCAAGTGCATTGATTTTGAAAAAAATGTAAGTTGATTCTAATCTATTTCTAAAAAAGAAGCTCATTGGTAGCTTCTTTTTTTTATCCCTATTTTTAATTAAAAACCAGCCAAATGGACACCACACAAAACAACATAAAGCCCGTAAACAAAACATAGTTTTGATACTGATTGACGGTCAAAGGTTCAGTACCCGAGAGTTTGATCAATCCAATAATCGTTGAAAAAGTCAATACAACAATCAAAACGAGACTAAATCCATTAAATCCAGAGGACAAAAGTGAGGAGTAATCGCGTTTTTCCGTTTTCACACGGACCACTTGTTTATACAAGGTCGTTCGACTTAAAACAACAACATCTTCTTTAACAAAATCCTGCTCTAAAGAAAACTCCGTTCCCTTATCAGTATAAAAATGATAGCCGGTAACAGTGTCACTTTTGCCTTGTTTGATGAGGCTATAGGCCACTATTGTTTCCTCAGACTCCTGATAGGGAAACAAGAATAAATCGACAAAAACCATACTGACTGCAAAGAGAATGGCTACCAATCCCCAAACTACGTATCTTCTATTTTTAATATCAAACATGATTACATCCCAACTCGAGAGTTAAACGCGTCTTCCTTTTCATTGTTCAAATCTTAAAAACGGTTAAATCAACTCCTTTTATACAATTGAAAATCCACTATATGTTAAAGTTTTTAAAAATAGTAATTAATAGTTCAAAAACACCCAAAATAATCGATTTTTTATTTGTATATTTAAAGTAATAAAAACACAGAAATTGTATGGAAAGATTTTTTAGAACGATCCGTTTTAAAGACCTACAAGAGCAGGATGTTGATACAACCCAATCGGTAGGCGAAAACTTAAACTATCCACTAGGTGAGGCTGATATGCCAGCTGGACTGTACGTAGATTTAGAAGAGGAAGAAATAGATTATTACGATGAGTACGCAGAGCACCTTGGAATTTAAGCACATAGGATCTTGTAACTGATTATTCGTTTTTGACAAAAAAACAACAATCAATTACAAGATTTTTTATTTTTAACTATTTCCTTCTTTTTAACTAGCTTTTGTAGTTTTAATTCAAGCTAGACCATATAGCACGCTTTCTTATTTTTTTGACGTTGAACAAAACAGCAGTCAAAAAAACTTATACGCGTCCTTTTAAAGCATTAAATACCCAAGCGATGGCCAAGAAGCCAACGCCAACAGCTGCAAATCCCCATCCTGCTATTTCGTAGTATTTTAATGTTCCTAGGGCAATCAATACAATTCCCATCAAAATCATAATTAAGGTTGCATACCCTAATATTTTATTCTTATTCAAGTTATTCGCCATTTCCTTTGTTTTAATTAAAGATTTTCATCAACATTTCTTTCAACAAATCACCCTGTGGCAATTGTGCTGCTCCTACTCCTTTTCCTTTTAAATCTACCTCTTTTAAGTGAGCAATAATTTGGCTTACTCTCTTCATCGGATATGTTTTAAAACCCAATTCATAATCTTTTATTGCGTACTGTACGATTTTTAACTGTCTCATTACATTCTGCGGTGACTTATCTTGCAGTCCATGATACAATAGCAACTTAGAGAAATAGGCATAAACAATACCAATCGTTACGACAAATGGATTATTTTTTGGGTTTTGTGCAAAGTGGTTGGCTATCTTATAGGCTTGTAATTGATTGCGATCGACAATCGCTTTCATCAATTCAAAATTATTATAATCCTTACTGATACCAATATTCTTTTCGATTACTTCAGCTGTAATGGGCTGTCCTTTAGGTAAAACAATAGTCAATTTATCTAATTCTTTGACAATTTTAGATAAGTCGTTCCCCAAAAACTCAATCAGCATCGCAGCTGATTTAGGATCAATACTATATCCGCGTTTGGCCACGGTTTGCTGCAACCACCCTTCTAATTTATAATCCTTCAAGCGATTACTTTCAAAAAGCACGGCGTGTTTTTGCAGGCTTTTATATAGTTTTTTTCGCTTGTCAATTGTTTTATATTTATAGCAAAACACCAATACAGTTGAAGGTTGCGGTTGATTGACATAATCATCCAACTGCTCAATAGTCTTGGCTAAATCCTGAGCTTCTTTCACAATGATTACTTGCTTTTCTGCCATCAAAGGAAAGCGCTTTGCATTCGATACAATATCTTGAATAGTAACATCTCTCCCGTAAAGTATCATCTGATTAAATCCTTTTTCTTCTTCAGTCAAGACATTACTTTCGATATAATCCGCAACATTATCAATGTAATAAGGTTCATCTCCCATCAAAAAATACACAGGGGCAATGGTCTTATTCTTAATATTCTTTACGATTTCTTTGAGTTGTTCCAAAATATAATTTACTTAAAATTGTACTATTCGCTTAAACAAATATCTTTGTGTTATGCAAAGATTAAACTTTCCAGCTTTTAATTTCCGATTCAAAAATAGTGAAAATAAGGTAGCTATTTTTGATGTGATCCGTAAAAAATTTATTCTTCTAACTCCTGAAGAGTGGGTAAGACAACATGTCGTACACGATTTAATGGAGCATAAAGGCTATCCTATTTCGCTCATTAGTGTCGAAAAGATTGTCAAGATCAACGGAATGAACAAGCGTTATGATGTCGTGGTCTTTAAACCCAATGGAGCAATTGCCATTCTCATTGAATGTAAAGCTCCTTCGGTTGCTATTACCCAGCAGACCTTTGACCAAATTGCCCGCTACAA
The window above is part of the Myroides odoratus DSM 2801 genome. Proteins encoded here:
- the ettA gene encoding energy-dependent translational throttle protein EttA — encoded protein: MSDDKKVIFSMSKVSKTYSSTNKTVLKDIYLSFFYGAKIGILGLNGSGKSSLLKIIAGVDKNYQGDVVFAPGFTVGYLEQEPELDEEKTVIEIVREGAAEIVAVLDEFNKINDMFGLPEVYEDADKMQKLMDRQAELQDKIDAVGGWELDTKLEIAMDALRTPDPDTPIKVLSGGERRRVALCRLLLQNPDVLLLDEPTNHLDAESVHWLEQHLQQYAGTVIAVTHDRYFLDNVAGWILELDRGEGIPWKGNYSSWLDQKAKRLEQEEKTASKRRKTLERELDWVRQGAKGRQTKQKARLQNYDKLLNEDQKQLEENLEIYIPNGPRLGTNVIEAKGVAKAFGDKLLYDNLNFTLPQAGIVGIIGPNGAGKSTIFRMIMGEQTPDAGTFAIGDTVKIAYVDQSHSNIDPEKSIWENFCDGQELIMMGGRQVNSRAYLSRFNFGGSDQNKKVATLSGGERNRLHLAMTLKEEGNVLLLDEPTNDLDVNTLRALEEGLDNFAGCAVVISHDRWFLDRICTHILAFEGDSQVYFFEGSFSEYEENRKKRLGDVAPTRLKYKKLVR
- a CDS encoding CAL67264 family membrane protein; protein product: MANNLNKNKILGYATLIMILMGIVLIALGTLKYYEIAGWGFAAVGVGFLAIAWVFNALKGRV
- the holA gene encoding DNA polymerase III subunit delta, whose product is MEQLKEIVKNIKNKTIAPVYFLMGDEPYYIDNVADYIESNVLTEEEKGFNQMILYGRDVTIQDIVSNAKRFPLMAEKQVIIVKEAQDLAKTIEQLDDYVNQPQPSTVLVFCYKYKTIDKRKKLYKSLQKHAVLFESNRLKDYKLEGWLQQTVAKRGYSIDPKSAAMLIEFLGNDLSKIVKELDKLTIVLPKGQPITAEVIEKNIGISKDYNNFELMKAIVDRNQLQAYKIANHFAQNPKNNPFVVTIGIVYAYFSKLLLYHGLQDKSPQNVMRQLKIVQYAIKDYELGFKTYPMKRVSQIIAHLKEVDLKGKGVGAAQLPQGDLLKEMLMKIFN
- a CDS encoding type I restriction enzyme HsdR N-terminal domain-containing protein, with product MQRLNFPAFNFRFKNSENKVAIFDVIRKKFILLTPEEWVRQHVVHDLMEHKGYPISLISVEKIVKINGMNKRYDVVVFKPNGAIAILIECKAPSVAITQQTFDQIARYNFQLRAEHLYVTNGLNHYFCQMDYEKESYFFLPSLPNYTTFTTE